The Palleronia sp. THAF1 genome window below encodes:
- a CDS encoding UDP-N-acetylmuramoyl-tripeptide--D-alanyl-D-alanine ligase: protein MSLWTSADAVEATWGLTTQPWVATGVSIDTRTLQPGDLFIALSAARDGHDFVAQALENGAAAALVSRIPEGCDHTAPLLVVDDVQAGLEALGRYARNRLVGRVLAITGSVGKTTTKEMARTAFSGQLRVHAAEASYNNHWGVPLTLARMPPDTELAIIEIGMSNPGEIAPLSRLARPHAAIVTTVAPAHLEAFEDIEGIAREKASIFEGLEPDGTAIVNADLPTSDILRDAGGQNVITFGETVADFHISRVQLVNETTIVSANHQKHDITFKIGAAGRHLAMNAASVICAAEPLGADPDRAAQALAAWAPPSGRGTRERIEVDPALDHWIDLIDDAFNANPASVGAALDRLAAVEPQTNGRRVAVLGDMLELGPDGPSLHKGLARHPSVQAIDTIITAGPAMQALHDALPAGKRGDHFATAEEAADKIGQILRAGDIVLVKGSKSARTSRVVDAIRELGHRDRHRRTGTKES from the coding sequence ATGAGCTTGTGGACATCCGCCGACGCGGTCGAAGCCACTTGGGGTCTGACAACGCAACCTTGGGTGGCGACGGGCGTGTCCATCGACACACGCACCTTGCAGCCGGGCGATCTGTTCATCGCCCTCAGCGCAGCGCGCGACGGTCACGATTTCGTGGCGCAAGCGCTGGAAAATGGTGCCGCTGCCGCGTTGGTGTCGCGCATTCCGGAAGGGTGTGATCACACCGCGCCGCTGCTGGTCGTGGATGACGTTCAGGCAGGGCTGGAGGCTCTCGGCCGATATGCCCGCAACCGGCTGGTTGGGCGGGTGCTGGCGATCACAGGCTCGGTCGGCAAGACGACCACGAAGGAAATGGCGCGAACGGCGTTTTCCGGTCAACTGCGGGTTCACGCCGCCGAAGCCAGCTACAATAATCATTGGGGCGTGCCGCTGACGCTTGCGCGGATGCCCCCTGACACCGAACTTGCCATCATCGAAATCGGGATGAGCAACCCCGGCGAGATCGCCCCGCTATCTAGGCTCGCCCGCCCCCATGCCGCTATCGTCACGACGGTCGCCCCCGCGCATCTTGAGGCATTCGAGGACATTGAGGGCATCGCCCGCGAAAAAGCGTCGATCTTCGAAGGGCTGGAGCCGGACGGCACCGCAATCGTGAACGCCGATCTGCCGACATCCGACATCCTGCGCGACGCGGGCGGCCAGAACGTGATCACATTCGGCGAGACTGTCGCCGACTTTCACATTTCGCGTGTTCAACTGGTGAATGAGACCACTATCGTCTCTGCCAACCACCAGAAACACGATATTACCTTCAAGATTGGCGCGGCCGGTCGGCATCTTGCGATGAACGCCGCTTCGGTGATCTGCGCCGCCGAACCTTTGGGCGCGGACCCGGACCGCGCAGCACAAGCGCTTGCGGCTTGGGCTCCCCCTTCCGGTCGGGGCACGCGCGAGCGGATCGAGGTCGATCCGGCGTTGGACCATTGGATCGATCTGATCGACGACGCCTTCAACGCCAACCCGGCGTCGGTCGGGGCGGCACTCGACCGCTTAGCCGCCGTAGAACCACAAACGAATGGCCGACGAGTCGCTGTGCTGGGCGATATGTTGGAATTGGGGCCAGACGGGCCCAGCTTGCACAAAGGTCTTGCACGCCATCCTTCGGTGCAGGCCATCGATACGATCATCACCGCTGGTCCAGCCATGCAGGCCCTGCATGATGCTCTACCCGCAGGAAAACGCGGCGATCACTTTGCAACGGCAGAGGAAGCCGCCGACAAGATCGGTCAGATCCTGCGTGCGGGCGATATCGTGCTGGTCAAGGGATCGAAGTCGGCCCGCACCTCACGGGTCGTTGACGCGATCCGCGAATTGGGCCATCGCGACCGCCACCGCCGAACTGGCACGAAGGAATCCTGA
- the ftsW gene encoding putative lipid II flippase FtsW produces MTEMVYGTVPVQSGEPILPKWWRTIDKWSLSCVFVLFGVGLLLGLAASPPLAARNGFEPFHYVTKQAIFGGAALLAMVMTTMMSPKLVRRLAVVGFAVSFVALVGLPFAGTDFGKGAVRWYSLGFAAIQPSEFLKPGFVVVAAWMIGASQELNGPPGRSMSLAICLVIVGFLALQPDFGQASLVLFSWGVMYFVAGAPFVLLAGLAGGVVAAGTLAYSSSEHFARRIDGFLTPDLDPRTQLGYAANAIQEGGLFGVGVGEGQVKWSLPDAHTDFIIAVAAEEYGLLLVLFVIGLYATIVARSLTRMMRERDPFIRLAGTGLACTFGVQAMINMGVAVRLLPAKGMTLPFVSYGGSSIIAMGISVGMLLAFTRIRPQGEIGDILGRR; encoded by the coding sequence ATGACCGAGATGGTCTACGGCACCGTTCCGGTGCAATCGGGTGAGCCGATCCTTCCCAAATGGTGGCGCACGATCGATAAATGGTCGTTGTCCTGCGTCTTCGTTCTATTCGGCGTTGGCCTTCTGCTGGGCCTTGCAGCGTCCCCGCCCTTGGCCGCGCGGAACGGATTCGAGCCGTTCCACTACGTGACAAAGCAGGCGATTTTTGGTGGCGCCGCCCTTTTGGCGATGGTTATGACGACGATGATGTCGCCGAAACTGGTGCGGCGATTGGCTGTCGTCGGCTTCGCGGTGTCCTTCGTGGCGCTGGTCGGGTTGCCCTTCGCGGGCACCGATTTCGGCAAGGGCGCGGTGCGCTGGTATTCACTGGGCTTCGCCGCGATTCAGCCGTCCGAGTTCCTGAAGCCGGGTTTCGTCGTGGTCGCGGCATGGATGATCGGCGCCAGCCAGGAATTGAATGGCCCACCGGGCAGATCCATGAGCCTTGCGATATGTTTGGTCATCGTGGGTTTTCTCGCGCTGCAGCCTGACTTCGGTCAGGCATCGCTGGTGCTGTTCTCATGGGGCGTGATGTACTTCGTCGCCGGCGCGCCGTTCGTGTTGCTGGCGGGTCTGGCGGGCGGCGTGGTTGCGGCGGGAACGTTGGCCTATTCGTCATCCGAACACTTTGCGCGGCGGATTGACGGGTTCCTGACGCCGGATCTCGATCCGCGCACGCAGCTTGGTTATGCGGCGAACGCGATCCAGGAAGGCGGCTTGTTCGGCGTCGGCGTGGGCGAGGGGCAGGTGAAATGGTCCTTGCCTGACGCGCATACCGATTTCATCATCGCCGTCGCGGCAGAGGAATACGGTCTTTTGCTGGTCCTCTTCGTCATCGGGCTGTACGCGACCATCGTGGCGCGGTCGCTGACGCGGATGATGCGAGAGCGCGATCCGTTCATCCGCTTGGCCGGAACGGGTCTGGCCTGCACCTTCGGCGTGCAGGCGATGATCAACATGGGCGTGGCGGTGCGCTTGCTGCCCGCGAAGGGCATGACGTTGCCGTTTGTCAGCTACGGTGGCTCTTCGATCATTGCCATGGGGATTTCCGTCGGCATGCTGCTGGCGTTCACGCGGATCAGGCCACAGGGTGAGATCGGTGATATTCTCGGGCGGCGTTGA
- the murD gene encoding UDP-N-acetylmuramoyl-L-alanine--D-glutamate ligase, with protein MIPVVGVEDREVAVLGLGRSGLSAARAIRAGGGVPICWDDGDEGRARAESEGFELRDLTRGGAFEGVAELVVSPGIPHLYPKPHPVIAGAMAAGIPVDNDIGLFFRSVGDGADGLPKVIAVTGSNGKSTTSALIAHILSEGGRSVQLAGNIGRGVLDLDPPGDGDVVVLELSSYQTELARALTPDVAVFTNLSPDHLDRHGGMGGYFAAKRRLFSEGGPDRAVIGVDEDEGRFLANQMAEGLGDDRLIRISVERKLPGPGWTVVARKGFLAEWRKARQVGSIDLRDIKGLPGSHNHQNACCAYAACRALGLSPKGIEAAMHSFAGLPHRSQLVAERGGVRFVNDSKATNVDAAGKALQAFDKIRWIAGGLGKEGGVAALEPYLVSVVKAYLIGHSARDFAVQLTGVASEVCDTMEVAVARAAAEAEPGEVVLLAPAAASFDQYPNFEKRGEDFTRLVNALR; from the coding sequence ATGATCCCGGTGGTCGGCGTCGAAGATCGCGAAGTCGCGGTGCTGGGGCTGGGACGCTCTGGCCTGTCTGCGGCGCGCGCGATCCGGGCGGGGGGTGGCGTGCCGATCTGCTGGGACGACGGGGACGAGGGCCGCGCCCGCGCCGAGTCCGAGGGTTTCGAGCTACGCGATCTGACGCGTGGCGGGGCCTTTGAGGGCGTAGCCGAACTGGTCGTGTCGCCCGGCATACCGCATCTTTATCCCAAGCCACACCCGGTGATCGCGGGGGCTATGGCAGCGGGCATTCCGGTGGACAACGATATCGGGCTGTTCTTCCGCTCGGTCGGGGACGGGGCTGACGGCCTGCCGAAGGTCATCGCGGTGACGGGGTCGAACGGGAAATCCACTACTTCGGCGCTGATCGCGCATATCCTGTCCGAGGGCGGGCGCTCGGTGCAGCTTGCCGGCAATATCGGGCGGGGTGTTTTGGACCTCGATCCGCCTGGCGATGGGGATGTAGTGGTGCTGGAGTTGTCGTCCTACCAGACGGAACTGGCACGCGCGCTGACGCCGGATGTGGCTGTTTTCACGAACCTTTCCCCCGATCATCTGGATCGGCACGGTGGCATGGGCGGCTACTTCGCGGCCAAACGGCGGCTGTTTTCCGAAGGGGGGCCGGATCGTGCTGTCATCGGCGTGGATGAGGATGAGGGGCGGTTCCTGGCCAACCAGATGGCTGAGGGTTTGGGCGACGATCGGCTGATCCGTATCAGCGTCGAGCGTAAGCTGCCGGGTCCGGGCTGGACGGTCGTGGCGCGCAAGGGGTTCTTGGCCGAATGGCGCAAGGCACGGCAGGTGGGTTCGATAGATTTGCGCGACATCAAGGGGTTGCCAGGTAGTCACAACCACCAGAACGCATGCTGCGCCTATGCGGCGTGTCGCGCTCTGGGGCTGTCGCCCAAGGGCATCGAAGCCGCGATGCACTCTTTTGCCGGACTGCCCCATCGCTCGCAATTGGTGGCAGAGCGTGGTGGTGTTCGCTTCGTGAACGACAGCAAGGCGACGAACGTGGATGCAGCCGGAAAAGCCCTACAAGCGTTCGATAAGATCCGCTGGATCGCCGGTGGGTTGGGTAAAGAAGGTGGCGTTGCGGCGCTGGAGCCGTATCTGGTGTCAGTCGTGAAAGCCTACCTGATCGGCCACTCGGCCCGCGATTTCGCGGTGCAACTGACCGGCGTCGCCTCCGAAGTCTGCGACACGATGGAGGTGGCGGTGGCACGGGCGGCGGCAGAGGCTGAGCCGGGAGAGGTGGTACTACTGGCCCCCGCTGCCGCTTCCTTCGATCAGTATCCGAACTTCGAAAAACGCGGCGAGGACTTCACGCGCCTCGTCAATGCCTTGCGCTGA
- the mraY gene encoding phospho-N-acetylmuramoyl-pentapeptide-transferase: MLYWLTAFSDDGGFFNLFQYITFRAGAAFFTALIFGFVFGRPLINLLRRRQSHGQPIRADGPEGHLAKAGTPTMGGVLILGALLFSTLLWGRLDNPYVWMLLFVTGGFGAIGFMDDYAKVTKNTHAGLSGKVRLAIGFTIALIAGVWAAWFHPPELTNQLAFPIFKDVLLNLGFLFVPFAMIVIVGAANAVNLTDGLDGLAIMPVMIAGATLGIIAYTVGRTDFTEYLDVHYVPGTGEILIFTSALIGGGLGFLWYNAPPAAVFMGDTGSLALGGALGAIAVAIKHELVLAIVGGLFVVEAMSVIIQVFYFKRTGKRVFLMAPIHHHFEKRGWAEPQIVIRFWIISLILALIGLATLKLR, translated from the coding sequence ATGCTTTACTGGCTGACCGCGTTCTCGGACGACGGGGGGTTCTTCAACCTCTTTCAATATATCACATTCCGCGCCGGAGCCGCGTTCTTCACCGCTTTGATCTTCGGTTTTGTCTTCGGACGCCCGCTGATCAACCTTCTGCGGCGCCGCCAGAGCCACGGCCAACCGATCCGCGCTGACGGCCCTGAAGGCCATCTGGCCAAGGCCGGAACGCCCACGATGGGAGGTGTGTTGATCCTGGGCGCGTTGCTTTTTTCGACACTGTTATGGGGGCGGCTCGACAATCCCTACGTCTGGATGCTGCTGTTCGTGACGGGCGGTTTCGGAGCCATCGGCTTCATGGACGATTACGCCAAGGTGACGAAAAACACGCATGCGGGCCTGTCGGGCAAGGTGCGATTGGCGATCGGGTTCACCATCGCGCTGATCGCGGGCGTCTGGGCGGCGTGGTTCCACCCGCCGGAATTGACGAACCAGCTGGCGTTCCCAATCTTCAAGGATGTTTTGCTGAACCTCGGGTTCCTGTTCGTACCCTTCGCGATGATCGTGATCGTAGGAGCGGCCAACGCGGTGAACCTGACGGACGGGCTGGACGGCTTGGCGATCATGCCGGTGATGATCGCCGGCGCAACGCTGGGCATCATTGCCTACACGGTCGGGCGGACCGACTTCACCGAGTATCTGGACGTGCATTACGTTCCCGGCACCGGCGAAATCCTCATCTTCACCTCGGCTCTGATCGGCGGCGGATTGGGCTTCTTGTGGTACAACGCACCTCCGGCCGCAGTCTTCATGGGGGACACGGGGTCGCTTGCCTTGGGTGGTGCGCTGGGCGCCATCGCGGTCGCGATCAAGCACGAATTGGTGCTGGCCATTGTGGGCGGACTTTTCGTGGTCGAAGCGATGTCGGTCATCATTCAGGTGTTTTACTTCAAACGCACCGGTAAACGCGTGTTTCTGATGGCGCCGATTCACCACCACTTCGAAAAACGCGGCTGGGCCGAGCCTCAGATCGTCATCCGGTTCTGGATCATCTCGCTTATTCTGGCGCTGATCGGGCTGGCCACGCTGAAGCTGCGATAG
- a CDS encoding UDP-N-acetylmuramoyl-L-alanyl-D-glutamate--2,6-diaminopimelate ligase, producing MSDHVRTLADLGLAAQNGREVRITGLSVDSRETKAGHLFAALPGSRVHGAEFVQYAVRMGAVAVLTDRDGARMLGDLGDVALVVAEEPRQALAYASALWFGATPGTVVAVTGTNGKTSVASFTRQIWMAMGLDAVNLGTTGVEGAWTTPLHHTTPEPITLHRVLAEASQAGITHVAMEASSHGLDQFRLDGVTLAAAGFSNFTQDHLDYHADFEEYFEAKAGLFDRVLPEDGVAVINSDDPKGAAMRAVAERRGQDVLTVGRAADAALRITGQRFDATGQELRFTWNGAARQVRLGLIGGFQADNVLLAAGLAIGAGADPRDVFDVLPMLDTVRGRMQLAATRNNGAAVFVDYAHTPAALETALQALRPHVMGRLIVVYGAGGDRDKGKRPLMGTAARDHADVRYVTDDNPRSEEPAAIRREILKSDDQAIEVADRAEAILRGVDALEPGDALLIAGKGHETGQTIGDTVYPFDDAEQASLAVAALDGRVV from the coding sequence ATGAGCGATCACGTCCGAACGCTGGCCGATCTTGGCCTAGCCGCGCAAAACGGCCGCGAGGTGCGCATCACCGGCCTGTCGGTGGACAGCCGAGAGACAAAGGCGGGACACCTGTTCGCAGCACTGCCCGGATCGCGGGTCCATGGCGCAGAATTCGTGCAATACGCTGTGCGCATGGGCGCGGTCGCGGTCCTGACGGATCGCGACGGTGCGCGGATGCTGGGCGATTTGGGCGACGTCGCGCTGGTCGTCGCGGAAGAGCCACGACAGGCGTTGGCCTATGCGTCAGCACTTTGGTTCGGTGCGACCCCCGGCACGGTCGTTGCAGTGACGGGCACCAACGGCAAGACAAGCGTTGCCAGCTTCACACGCCAGATCTGGATGGCCATGGGCTTGGACGCGGTGAATCTGGGCACGACGGGGGTCGAGGGTGCGTGGACTACCCCGCTGCACCACACGACGCCCGAACCGATCACCCTGCACCGTGTGCTGGCCGAGGCATCACAGGCGGGAATCACCCATGTCGCGATGGAAGCGTCCTCGCACGGATTGGACCAGTTTCGGCTGGACGGCGTGACGCTTGCGGCGGCGGGGTTCTCGAACTTCACGCAAGATCACTTGGACTATCACGCTGACTTCGAAGAGTATTTCGAAGCCAAAGCCGGTTTGTTCGACCGCGTCCTACCCGAAGATGGCGTGGCCGTCATCAACAGCGATGATCCCAAGGGCGCGGCTATGCGCGCCGTGGCCGAGCGCCGGGGGCAGGATGTTCTGACCGTAGGGCGAGCGGCGGATGCAGCCCTGCGGATCACTGGCCAGCGGTTCGACGCGACGGGGCAAGAGCTGCGGTTCACCTGGAACGGTGCCGCGCGTCAGGTCCGTCTTGGCCTGATCGGTGGCTTTCAGGCCGACAATGTGCTGCTTGCTGCAGGCCTTGCCATCGGCGCTGGGGCGGATCCCCGCGATGTTTTCGACGTCCTGCCAATGCTCGACACCGTGCGGGGCCGGATGCAACTGGCCGCCACCCGGAACAACGGCGCGGCGGTCTTCGTGGACTACGCCCACACCCCAGCCGCGCTGGAAACGGCTTTGCAAGCGCTGCGTCCGCATGTGATGGGCCGCCTTATCGTTGTCTACGGTGCCGGTGGAGACCGCGACAAAGGCAAGCGCCCGCTGATGGGGACCGCCGCCCGCGACCACGCGGATGTGCGATATGTGACAGACGATAACCCTCGGAGCGAAGAACCGGCGGCAATAAGGCGCGAAATCCTCAAATCCGATGATCAGGCCATCGAAGTTGCTGATCGCGCCGAAGCGATCCTGCGCGGTGTCGATGCGCTAGAGCCGGGGGATGCATTACTGATTGCGGGTAAGGGCCACGAGACCGGGCAAACCATCGGCGACACCGTCTACCCCTTCGACGATGCTGAACAGGCCAGCTTGGCCGTCGCCGCTTTGGATGGGCGCGTCGTATGA
- a CDS encoding NAD(P)/FAD-dependent oxidoreductase gives MNVNTLILGAGAAGLMCAAHAGADTLVIDHAKSPGEKIRISGGGRCNFTNLGIQPERFLSENPHFAKSTLSRYTQWDFLDLVERHGIAWHEKTLGQLFCDGKATQIVDMLLAEMAPAQLWLRTEVGEVSHDGTRFRVVLTREGRNTTVSAQILVLATGGLSIPKMGATGLAYRIASQFGHGLIDTRAGLVPFTFSGAPLDPLKALAGVAAPARVICETAAFDEALLFTHRGLSGPAVLQISSYWSEGQSITLNLDPEDKLAAALRVAREDEPRRDPATILSRHLPQRLVAQMMSGGSQTKVRQLSDSQIEEISDRFRRWKVTPSGTEGYRTAEVTLGGIDTAGLSSKTMESRHQPGLFAIGEAVDVTGWLGGYNFQWAWSSGWAAGQEISARH, from the coding sequence ATGAATGTGAACACCCTGATCCTTGGCGCCGGTGCCGCAGGCCTGATGTGCGCCGCGCACGCGGGCGCCGACACCTTGGTCATCGACCATGCGAAAAGCCCCGGAGAGAAGATCCGCATTTCGGGCGGCGGACGGTGCAATTTCACGAATTTGGGCATTCAGCCGGAGCGTTTCCTGTCGGAAAACCCGCATTTCGCGAAATCCACTCTGTCGCGTTATACACAATGGGACTTTCTGGACCTGGTCGAGCGTCACGGGATCGCATGGCATGAGAAGACGCTGGGCCAGCTGTTCTGCGACGGCAAGGCGACCCAAATCGTGGACATGCTGCTTGCAGAAATGGCCCCCGCCCAGCTTTGGTTGCGCACCGAGGTTGGCGAAGTGTCCCACGACGGCACCCGGTTCCGCGTGGTGCTGACGCGAGAGGGACGCAATACGACCGTGTCTGCGCAAATCCTCGTCCTCGCCACCGGTGGTCTGTCGATCCCGAAGATGGGCGCGACGGGTCTTGCCTACCGTATCGCCAGCCAGTTCGGTCATGGATTGATCGACACGCGCGCGGGCCTCGTTCCCTTCACATTCTCCGGCGCGCCTTTGGATCCGTTGAAAGCTTTGGCGGGCGTCGCCGCCCCCGCGCGTGTCATATGTGAGACGGCAGCCTTCGACGAGGCCCTTCTGTTCACCCACCGCGGCCTGTCCGGCCCCGCCGTCTTGCAGATCAGTTCCTACTGGTCCGAGGGGCAGTCGATTACGTTGAACCTCGATCCCGAAGATAAACTGGCCGCTGCATTGAGGGTAGCACGCGAAGACGAACCCCGTCGTGATCCCGCAACGATCCTGTCACGCCACCTGCCCCAAAGGCTCGTCGCGCAAATGATGTCCGGCGGGAGTCAGACAAAGGTCCGACAATTGTCCGACAGCCAAATTGAAGAGATTTCAGACCGGTTCCGCCGCTGGAAGGTCACCCCTTCGGGCACCGAAGGCTACCGCACGGCAGAGGTCACGCTGGGTGGCATCGACACCGCTGGTCTATCGTCCAAGACGATGGAAAGCCGTCACCAACCGGGCCTTTTCGCAATCGGAGAAGCGGTGGACGTTACCGGCTGGCTGGGCGGGTACAATTTCCAGTGGGCATGGTCGTCAGGCTGGGCCGCAGGTCAAGAGATCAGCGCAAGGCATTGA
- a CDS encoding peptidoglycan D,D-transpeptidase FtsI family protein: MTRIPLRPLARILDARGKGENPDRIERENLRQRNAEIEATTRRRAEGRLVILAGFFVCAFLVIGARMGLMATSEPMEPRAYTAGNSIVAQRADIVDRHGRVLATNLSTFALYAQPPHMIDKEGAAKKLAAIFPDLDEAELIEDFTGDRKFLWIKKKVSPEQRQAVHDIGDPGLLFGPREMRLYPKGRLAAHVLGGATFGREGVSSAEVIGVAGIEKALDDTLRDPARKGQPLELALDVAVQSTMREVLMGGMSLMNAKGAAGVMMDIHTGEVVSMVSLPDFDPNDRPRPLTEGDAGDSPLFNRAVQGVYELGSTFKIFTAAQAMELGLVSANTMVDADAPMTWGRHRIREFQNKNYGPLLSVTDVIVKSSNVGTAKMALQIGPKRQREFLDSFGVFDPSPIELIEAPGAQPLVPSNWSEIVTITASYGHGFAASPLHLATAYASLLNGGTKVTPTLLKRDYAAPGPRLVREDVSRASTQMLREVVVRGTASLGRVPGYEVGGKTGTANKPLTSGAGYHQDKNINTFASVFPASDPQYVLVVSLDEASDNSGSEPRRTAGWTAVPVAAEVIRRTAPLLGVRPIIEPFDPSKVTLASQ, translated from the coding sequence ATGACCCGCATTCCCCTGCGCCCGCTGGCCCGTATCCTCGATGCGCGCGGCAAGGGCGAGAACCCCGACCGGATCGAGCGCGAGAACCTGCGCCAACGCAACGCCGAGATCGAAGCGACCACCCGTCGCCGCGCCGAGGGGCGCCTGGTCATTCTAGCCGGTTTCTTCGTCTGCGCCTTTCTGGTGATCGGCGCCCGCATGGGCCTGATGGCCACCAGCGAGCCGATGGAGCCGCGCGCCTATACCGCCGGAAACTCGATCGTTGCGCAACGCGCCGATATCGTCGACCGCCACGGTCGCGTGCTGGCCACGAATCTGTCGACCTTCGCGCTCTATGCGCAGCCGCCCCACATGATCGACAAGGAGGGGGCCGCGAAGAAGCTTGCCGCGATCTTCCCGGATCTCGATGAAGCGGAACTGATCGAAGATTTTACGGGTGATCGCAAATTCCTGTGGATCAAGAAGAAGGTCAGCCCAGAGCAGCGTCAGGCTGTCCACGACATCGGCGATCCCGGCCTGCTGTTCGGCCCGCGTGAGATGCGTCTGTATCCCAAGGGCCGCCTGGCCGCCCATGTTCTGGGCGGGGCCACCTTCGGCCGCGAGGGTGTTTCCAGCGCCGAGGTGATCGGCGTTGCAGGTATCGAGAAGGCCTTGGATGACACCCTGCGTGACCCCGCCCGCAAGGGCCAGCCGCTGGAGCTTGCGCTGGACGTGGCCGTTCAGTCCACCATGCGCGAAGTGCTGATGGGCGGTATGAGCCTGATGAACGCCAAGGGTGCGGCCGGGGTGATGATGGACATCCACACCGGAGAGGTCGTCTCGATGGTGTCGCTGCCCGACTTCGACCCGAACGACCGCCCCCGTCCGCTGACCGAAGGCGACGCGGGCGACAGCCCCTTGTTCAACCGCGCGGTGCAGGGCGTGTATGAACTGGGATCGACTTTCAAGATATTCACCGCCGCACAGGCGATGGAGCTTGGCTTGGTCAGCGCCAACACGATGGTCGACGCGGACGCGCCGATGACATGGGGTCGGCACCGGATTCGCGAGTTCCAGAACAAAAACTACGGGCCATTGCTGTCCGTCACCGATGTCATCGTCAAAAGCTCGAACGTCGGCACCGCAAAAATGGCGCTGCAGATCGGGCCGAAGCGGCAGCGCGAGTTCCTGGACTCCTTCGGCGTGTTCGATCCGTCCCCGATCGAATTGATCGAAGCCCCCGGCGCGCAACCGCTGGTGCCGTCCAACTGGTCTGAAATCGTTACGATCACAGCCTCTTACGGGCATGGTTTCGCAGCGTCGCCGCTGCACCTGGCGACGGCCTATGCCTCGCTTCTGAACGGCGGAACAAAGGTTACGCCGACGTTGCTCAAGCGTGACTATGCCGCGCCCGGCCCACGCCTGGTGCGCGAGGATGTCAGCCGAGCCTCGACCCAGATGCTGCGCGAAGTGGTCGTGCGCGGGACCGCAAGCCTTGGTCGCGTTCCGGGGTACGAGGTGGGCGGCAAGACGGGCACGGCCAACAAGCCGCTGACCAGTGGCGCGGGCTACCATCAAGACAAGAATATCAACACCTTCGCCAGCGTTTTCCCCGCGTCGGACCCGCAATACGTGCTGGTCGTGTCGCTTGACGAAGCGTCCGACAACTCTGGCTCTGAGCCGCGCCGCACGGCGGGTTGGACGGCCGTTCCGGTGGCTGCCGAAGTGATCCGTCGCACGGCACCGCTCTTGGGTGTGCGACCGATTATTGAACCTTTCGACCCATCCAAGGTAACACTGGCCTCGCAATAA